One genomic segment of Caldimonas brevitalea includes these proteins:
- the def gene encoding peptide deformylase codes for MAIREILKMGDPRLLRVAPPVTQFDTPELHALVADMFETMHAVNGAGLAAPQIGVDLALVIFGFGSNQRYPDAPPVPETVLLNPRIEPLDAEEEEGWEGCLSVPGLRGVVPRYKRIRYSGFDVRGGKIEREAEGFHARVVQHECDHLIGKLYPMRIRDFSRFGYTSVLFPGLDASGDD; via the coding sequence ATGGCGATCCGAGAGATTCTGAAGATGGGCGACCCGCGCCTGCTGCGCGTGGCGCCGCCGGTGACGCAGTTCGACACGCCGGAGCTGCACGCCCTGGTGGCCGACATGTTCGAAACCATGCACGCCGTCAACGGTGCCGGGCTCGCCGCACCGCAGATCGGCGTCGACCTGGCCCTGGTCATCTTCGGCTTCGGCAGCAACCAGCGCTACCCCGACGCGCCCCCGGTGCCCGAGACGGTGCTGCTCAACCCGCGCATCGAGCCGCTCGACGCCGAAGAAGAAGAGGGCTGGGAGGGCTGCTTGTCGGTGCCCGGGTTGCGCGGTGTGGTGCCACGCTACAAGCGCATCCGCTACAGCGGTTTCGACGTGCGCGGCGGCAAGATCGAGCGTGAAGCCGAGGGCTTTCACGCGCGGGTGGTGCAGCATGAATGTGACCACCTGATCGGCAAGCTCTACCCGATGCGCATCCGCGATTTCAGCCGCTTCGGCTACACCTCGGTGCTGTTTCCGGGGTTGGATGCGAGCGGCGACGACTGA
- a CDS encoding DUF899 family protein produces MAANARTPQDAKEQPMSICFPNESAEYRAARHQLLSRELDLRRQMEAVAAQLRSLPDGGQVPEDYVFQRLGASGSPEDVRMSELFRGGDTLMIYHYMFPRHSQDPRPGPTKGSMATAPLTEGPCPSCTALVDMWEGTMPHFEGLGGNLAIVAKAPIEQVAAFARDKGWKNVRLLSAGASRFRKDYGGDDAQGEPVPIMTVFKRSPDGTMRLHWASELVFEPADPGQDMRHLGTVEPLWTLFDLTPGGRPAADEQLEYGCCAKNAGR; encoded by the coding sequence ATGGCCGCGAACGCCCGGACGCCACAGGATGCGAAGGAGCAACCGATGAGCATTTGTTTCCCGAACGAATCGGCGGAATACCGCGCGGCACGCCATCAGTTGCTCTCCCGTGAGCTCGATCTGCGCCGGCAGATGGAGGCGGTCGCGGCGCAACTGCGGTCACTGCCCGATGGGGGCCAGGTGCCGGAGGACTACGTCTTCCAGCGGCTTGGAGCCTCAGGCTCGCCGGAGGACGTGAGGATGTCCGAGCTGTTTCGCGGCGGGGACACGCTGATGATCTATCACTACATGTTCCCTCGCCACTCGCAGGACCCGCGCCCAGGCCCCACGAAAGGCTCAATGGCGACCGCGCCGCTCACCGAGGGGCCTTGCCCGTCGTGCACGGCGCTCGTCGACATGTGGGAAGGCACGATGCCGCACTTCGAAGGTCTGGGCGGCAATCTTGCGATCGTTGCCAAAGCGCCGATCGAGCAAGTGGCAGCCTTCGCACGCGACAAGGGTTGGAAGAACGTTCGTTTGCTGTCCGCTGGCGCAAGCCGGTTTCGCAAAGACTATGGCGGCGATGACGCGCAAGGCGAACCGGTCCCGATCATGACGGTGTTCAAGCGGTCGCCTGACGGAACGATGCGCCTGCATTGGGCCAGCGAGCTTGTCTTCGAGCCGGCGGACCCCGGGCAGGACATGCGACATCTCGGCACCGTGGAGCCCTTGTGGACGCTGTTCGACTTGACGCCCGGCGGGCGCCCAGCCGCGGACGAACAACTGGAGTACGGCTGCTGCGCGAAAAACGCCGGCAGATAG
- a CDS encoding acyl-CoA dehydrogenase family protein, translating to MDFALTPRAQALQPRLQRFIDDLVLPSCSDWHRYADAGVYPSDVIEPLKDQARDLGLWNLFLPSLRDDQPGTRLDHLDYAPLAETMGRVPWSAEVFNCNAPDSGNIELLQLFATAEQREAWLDPLLRGEIRSCFAMSEPDVASSDATNMQTRITREGDHYVINGRKWFITGAAHPKCRLVVLMGRNDAADTAGGGTSSHQQHSVVLVPMDTPGLTVERNIPVMDHQAIEGHCELVFRDVRVPLQQRLGQEGAGFAMAQARLGPGRVHHCMRTIGQCELALELMCERALERKAFGQRIGDFANVQDWIAQSRVEIDQARLLVLRAAWRMDREGLAAARTDVSAIKLVAAQLQTRVLDRAMQVFGAMGLTPDTPLARLWSWGRALRFLDGPDEVHLRTIARDELSKAKAQRGRNALHLRRWMPAPQGV from the coding sequence ATGGACTTCGCCCTCACCCCCCGCGCGCAAGCACTGCAGCCCCGCCTGCAGCGGTTCATCGACGACCTCGTGCTGCCCTCTTGCAGCGACTGGCACCGCTATGCCGATGCCGGGGTCTACCCGAGCGACGTCATCGAACCGCTCAAGGACCAGGCTCGCGACCTGGGCCTGTGGAACCTGTTCCTGCCCAGCCTGCGTGACGACCAGCCCGGCACGCGTTTGGATCACCTCGATTACGCCCCACTGGCCGAGACCATGGGCCGGGTGCCGTGGTCGGCCGAGGTCTTCAACTGCAATGCGCCCGACAGCGGCAACATCGAATTGCTGCAGCTGTTCGCCACGGCCGAGCAGCGCGAGGCCTGGCTCGACCCCTTGTTGCGCGGCGAGATCCGCTCGTGCTTCGCGATGAGCGAGCCCGACGTCGCGTCGTCTGACGCCACCAACATGCAAACGCGCATCACGCGCGAGGGCGACCACTACGTGATCAACGGCCGCAAGTGGTTCATCACGGGCGCCGCACATCCGAAGTGCCGCCTGGTCGTGCTGATGGGGCGGAACGACGCTGCCGACACGGCAGGCGGTGGCACATCCTCGCATCAACAGCACAGCGTCGTCCTGGTGCCGATGGACACGCCCGGCCTGACCGTTGAGCGCAACATCCCGGTGATGGATCACCAAGCGATCGAAGGCCACTGCGAGTTGGTGTTCCGCGATGTGCGCGTGCCGCTGCAGCAGCGGTTGGGGCAGGAGGGGGCGGGGTTCGCGATGGCGCAGGCGCGGCTCGGCCCGGGCCGGGTGCACCATTGCATGCGCACGATCGGCCAATGCGAGCTGGCATTGGAGCTGATGTGCGAGCGGGCGCTCGAGCGCAAGGCGTTTGGCCAGCGCATCGGCGATTTCGCCAACGTGCAGGACTGGATCGCTCAGAGCCGTGTCGAGATCGACCAGGCGCGCTTGCTGGTGTTGCGCGCCGCATGGCGGATGGATCGTGAAGGGCTGGCCGCGGCACGCACCGATGTTTCTGCCATCAAGCTTGTCGCCGCGCAGCTGCAAACGCGGGTGCTCGACCGGGCCATGCAGGTCTTCGGCGCGATGGGGCTGACGCCCGACACGCCGCTGGCCCGACTGTGGAGCTGGGGGCGCGCGCTGCGTTTCCTCGACGGGCCGGACGAAGTGCACCTGCGCACCATCGCACGCGACGAGCTGTCGAAGGCCAAGGCGCAGCGCGGCCGCAATGCGCTGCATCTGCGGCGTTGGATGCCGGCGCCGCAGGGCGTCTGA
- a CDS encoding [protein-PII] uridylyltransferase: protein MAALPHEPAGPAPGLANVSDLRSRFRKGKADILEVFRQARPSAAAARRLLKSLSRHVDETLQGLWEHAYLPKGAALLAVGGYGRGELFPYSDVDVLVLLPTDTSLTHDANAALKSGIEGFITACWDIGVEIGSSVRTVAECLEEAERDVTVQTALLESRFLCGAKPVYQQFRRAYERQLDPRAFLRAKTLEMRQRHQKYEDTPYSLEPNCKESPGGLRDLQVVMWVARAAGLGKTWTELATRGLVTPFEVKQLQRNEGMLKLIRARLHLIAGRREDRLVFDLQTSVAESFGYHGTKARRASEALMHRYYWAAKAVAQLNQILMLNIEERINGSQDAPMRPITEQFFDRGGMLEVASDDLYEQDRHAILRTFLIYQQTPGVKGLSARTLRALYNARELMDGEFRRDPVNRQTFLQILKEPLGQTHAFRLMNQTSVLGRYLWVFRRIVGRMQHDLFHVYTVDQHILMVLRNVRRFFVPEHAHEYPFCSQLAAQFENPYVLYVAALFHDVAKGRGGDHSDLGAEEVRRFCRDHGIPKEDARLIEFLVLHHLTMSRIAQKEDLSDPDVIQAFADKLGDQRYLTALYLLTVADIRGTSPKVWNAWKGKLLEDLYRLTLRALGGAKPNLDTEIEARKQEALHTLNLYSMLPGTQEALWKTLELSYFARHDAGDIAWHTRSLWRYIATDKPVVRARLSPVGEGLQVLVYAPDRPDLFARICGYFDSAGFSILDAKIHTTKTGYALDTFQVISPQLDHHYRDLISLVENQLGLALVAEGPLPDTGRGRLSRRVKSFPVQPRVMLRPDERGQRWLLSVSASDRSGLLYSIARVLAKYGVNLQLAKVTTLGERVEDTFLIDGPSLRQSRVQLDMESDLLDALAS from the coding sequence ATGGCCGCCCTGCCCCACGAGCCCGCCGGCCCGGCCCCCGGGCTCGCCAACGTTTCCGACCTGCGCAGCCGCTTCCGCAAAGGCAAGGCCGACATCCTGGAGGTGTTCCGCCAGGCCCGCCCGAGCGCCGCGGCGGCGCGCCGGCTGCTGAAAAGCCTGAGCCGCCACGTCGACGAGACGCTGCAAGGCCTGTGGGAGCATGCCTACCTGCCCAAGGGCGCCGCCCTGCTGGCCGTCGGCGGCTACGGCCGCGGCGAGCTGTTTCCGTATTCGGACGTCGACGTGCTGGTGCTGCTGCCGACCGACACCTCGCTGACCCACGACGCCAATGCCGCGCTGAAATCGGGCATCGAAGGTTTCATCACCGCGTGCTGGGACATCGGCGTCGAAATCGGCTCCAGCGTGCGCACGGTGGCCGAATGCCTGGAAGAGGCCGAGCGCGACGTGACGGTGCAGACGGCCTTGCTGGAATCGCGCTTCCTGTGCGGCGCCAAGCCGGTGTATCAGCAGTTCCGGCGCGCCTACGAGCGCCAGCTCGACCCGCGCGCCTTCTTGCGCGCCAAGACGCTGGAGATGCGCCAGCGCCACCAGAAGTACGAAGACACGCCCTATTCGCTCGAGCCCAACTGCAAGGAAAGCCCGGGCGGTTTGCGCGACCTGCAGGTGGTGATGTGGGTGGCGCGCGCCGCCGGCCTCGGCAAAACCTGGACCGAGCTGGCCACCCGCGGCCTGGTGACGCCGTTCGAAGTCAAGCAGCTGCAGCGCAACGAAGGCATGCTGAAGCTGATCCGCGCCCGGCTGCACCTGATCGCCGGCCGGCGCGAAGACCGGCTGGTGTTCGACCTGCAGACCTCGGTGGCCGAGAGCTTCGGCTACCACGGCACCAAGGCGCGGCGCGCCTCCGAAGCGCTGATGCACCGCTATTACTGGGCCGCCAAGGCGGTGGCGCAGCTGAACCAGATCCTGATGCTCAACATCGAGGAACGCATCAACGGCTCGCAGGATGCGCCGATGCGCCCGATCACCGAGCAGTTCTTCGACCGCGGCGGCATGCTGGAAGTGGCGAGCGACGACCTCTACGAGCAAGACCGCCACGCCATCCTGCGCACCTTCTTGATCTACCAGCAGACGCCCGGCGTCAAGGGGCTGTCGGCGCGCACGCTGCGGGCGCTGTACAACGCCCGCGAGCTGATGGACGGCGAGTTCCGCCGCGACCCGGTCAACCGGCAGACTTTTTTGCAGATCCTGAAGGAACCGCTGGGCCAGACGCACGCGTTCCGGTTGATGAACCAGACCAGCGTGCTGGGGCGCTACCTGTGGGTGTTCCGGCGCATCGTCGGGCGCATGCAACATGACCTGTTCCACGTCTACACGGTCGACCAGCACATCCTGATGGTGCTGCGCAACGTGCGGCGCTTTTTCGTGCCCGAGCATGCGCACGAATATCCGTTCTGCTCGCAGCTGGCGGCGCAGTTCGAGAATCCGTATGTGCTGTACGTGGCGGCCCTGTTCCACGACGTCGCCAAAGGCCGCGGCGGCGACCACTCCGATCTCGGCGCCGAGGAAGTGCGGCGTTTTTGCCGCGACCACGGCATCCCCAAGGAAGACGCGCGCCTGATCGAGTTCCTGGTGCTGCACCACCTGACGATGTCGCGCATCGCGCAGAAGGAAGACCTGAGCGACCCGGACGTGATCCAGGCCTTCGCCGACAAGCTGGGCGACCAGCGCTACCTGACGGCGCTGTACCTGCTGACCGTGGCCGACATCCGCGGCACCAGCCCCAAGGTCTGGAACGCCTGGAAAGGCAAGCTGCTCGAAGACCTGTACCGGCTGACCTTGCGTGCGCTGGGCGGCGCCAAGCCCAATCTGGACACCGAGATCGAGGCCCGCAAGCAGGAAGCCCTGCACACGCTCAACCTGTATTCGATGCTGCCCGGCACCCAGGAGGCGCTGTGGAAGACGCTCGAGCTGAGCTACTTCGCCCGCCACGACGCCGGCGACATCGCCTGGCACACCCGCTCGTTGTGGCGCTATATCGCCACCGACAAACCAGTCGTGCGGGCCCGTTTGTCACCGGTCGGCGAAGGCCTGCAGGTGCTGGTGTATGCGCCCGACCGGCCCGACCTGTTCGCCCGCATTTGCGGCTACTTCGATTCGGCCGGCTTCAGCATCCTGGACGCGAAGATCCACACCACCAAGACCGGCTACGCGCTCGACACCTTCCAGGTCATCTCGCCGCAGCTCGACCACCACTACCGCGATCTGATCTCGCTGGTCGAAAACCAGCTCGGGCTGGCGCTGGTGGCCGAAGGCCCCTTGCCCGACACCGGGCGCGGGCGTTTGTCGCGCCGGGTCAAGTCGTTCCCGGTGCAGCCGCGGGTGATGTTGCGACCCGACGAGCGCGGCCAGCGCTGGCTGCTGAGCGTGTCGGCGAGCGACCGTTCGGGTCTGCTGTATTCGATCGCGCGGGTGCTCGCGAAATACGGCGTGAACCTGCAGCTGGCCAAGGTCACGACGCTCGGCGAGCGGGTCGAGGACACCTTCTTGATCGACGGCCCGTCCTTGCGGCAGTCGCGCGTGCAACTGGACATGGAGTCGGACCTGCTGGACGCGCTGGCGTCGTGA
- the map gene encoding type I methionyl aminopeptidase: protein MSITIKSGSDIDGMRLAGRLASEVLDHLTPHVKPGVTTEYLDKLAHDYIVDVQGAVPAPLNYAPPGYTPYPKSICTSINHQICHGIPNDRPLKSGDIVNIDVTVIKDGWHGDTSRMFIVGDASIQAKRLCQITFEAMWKGILKVKPGARLGDIGHTIQTFAENAGFSVVREFCGHGIGRKFHEEPQVLHYGRPGTLDELKPGMVFTIEPMINAGKREIREMPDGWTIVTKDRSLSAQWEHTVLVTESGFEVLTLSAGYPPLPEFVTAALAAPAA from the coding sequence ATGAGCATCACGATCAAATCCGGCAGCGACATCGACGGCATGCGCCTGGCCGGGCGCCTGGCCTCTGAAGTGCTGGATCACCTCACGCCGCACGTCAAGCCGGGCGTCACCACCGAATACCTCGACAAGCTGGCGCACGACTACATCGTCGACGTCCAGGGGGCCGTGCCGGCGCCGCTGAACTACGCGCCGCCCGGCTACACGCCCTACCCGAAGTCGATCTGCACCTCGATCAACCACCAGATCTGCCACGGCATCCCGAACGACCGGCCGCTCAAGAGCGGCGACATCGTCAACATCGACGTCACCGTCATCAAAGACGGCTGGCATGGCGACACCAGCCGGATGTTCATCGTCGGCGACGCGTCGATCCAGGCCAAACGCCTGTGCCAGATCACCTTCGAGGCGATGTGGAAGGGCATTTTGAAGGTCAAGCCGGGCGCCCGCCTGGGTGACATCGGCCACACCATCCAGACCTTTGCCGAGAACGCCGGCTTCTCGGTGGTGCGCGAGTTCTGCGGCCACGGCATCGGGCGCAAGTTCCACGAAGAGCCGCAGGTGCTGCACTACGGCCGGCCCGGCACGCTCGACGAGTTGAAGCCCGGCATGGTGTTCACGATCGAGCCGATGATCAACGCCGGCAAGCGCGAAATCCGCGAGATGCCCGACGGCTGGACCATCGTCACCAAGGACCGTTCGCTGTCGGCCCAGTGGGAGCACACGGTGCTGGTCACCGAGTCCGGCTTCGAGGTGCTGACGCTGTCGGCCGGATACCCACCGCTGCCTGAGTTCGTCACTGCGGCCTTGGCGGCGCCGGCCGCCTGA
- the purL gene encoding phosphoribosylformylglycinamidine synthase, giving the protein MTATAHHLFHFEGGNALSAFRAQALLPQLQAVSPRITAVSARFVHWVWAPQPLATAEQDKLAALLNYGEPYAGAADGELIVVTPRLGTVSPWASKATDIAHNCGLAIKRVERVTEYRLTVKTGLLGGVKRLERAELEAAARLLHDRMTESVLFERGGAGHLFDEQPGKPMQHVDVLGQGRAALEAANRDFGLALSGDEIDYLVEAFTALKRNPSDVELMMFAQANSEHCRHKIFNARFTIDGVEQERSMFQMIRNTHQLAPQHTVVAYSDNAAVMEGGPIERWAPQGYLNAPAYGARPEVAHVLMKVETHNHPTAISPFPGASTGAGGEIRDEGATGRGAKPKAGLAGFSVSNLHLPGTSEPWEREPYGKPEHIASALQIMIDGPLGGAAFNNEFGRPNLGGYFRVYEQTVDGVRRGYHKPIMIAGGIGSIADGQTHKLPFGAGTLLIQLGGPGMRIGMGGGAASSMAAGVNAAELDFDSVQRGNPEIQRRAQEVINHCWSLGEQNPVLAIHDVGAGGISNAFPELVDGAEKGATFDLRKVPLEESGLAPKEIWCNESQERYVLAVAPEALPLFDAMCRRERCPYAVIGVASDDKELVLEDGPGGERVIDMPMDVLLGKPPKVHRDVQRIERHGAPLALADVPLAQVALDVLRHPTVASKRFLITIGDRTVGGLNHRDQMVGPWQVPVADCAVTLADYAGFRGEAMSMGERTPLASLDAPASGRMAVAEAITNLLAAPIELPRVKLSCNWMAACGEAGEDAALYETVRAVGMELCPALGISVPVGKDSLSMRTRWRDGETEKQVTAPVSLIVSAFATLADVRGTLTPQLRTDAGDTTLILVDLGQGRNRLGGSMLAQVLGQPGDAVPDLDDAALLKQLVEAVNRLRREDKLLAYHDRSDGGLWAAVCEMAFAGRCGVSLNVDMLVTEGDGIADSRAEYGDSKNWATQVVARRHELTLRALFAEEIGVVLQVRAGQRDEVLQTLREFGLSRHSHVIGKPNDRRVVEVWRDTKVQYSAPLTELLKAWDDVSWRIARLRDNPVCADSERDAVLREDDPGLHLSLTFDPNENVAAPFIGKARPKVAILREQGVNSHLEMAYAMSQAGFDAHDVHMSDLQSGGARLDQFQGVVACGGFSYGDTLGAGEGWARSIMFNPRLAEQFAAFFGRSDTFALGVCNGCQMMAALAPIIPGAQAWPKFTRNKSEQFEARLSLVEVLDSPSVFFAGMAGSRLPVAVAHGEGYADFSQRGNPDQVVRAMRFVDNHGLATENYPANPNGSPGGLTAVTTADGRFTVLMPHAERVFRNVQMSWSGGDPSAASPWMRMFRNARKWVG; this is encoded by the coding sequence GTGACCGCGACAGCCCACCACCTCTTCCATTTCGAGGGCGGCAATGCCCTTTCCGCGTTCCGAGCCCAGGCCTTGTTGCCGCAGTTGCAGGCGGTATCGCCGCGCATCACCGCCGTTTCGGCCCGTTTTGTGCATTGGGTGTGGGCGCCGCAGCCGCTGGCGACGGCCGAACAGGACAAGCTGGCGGCGCTGCTGAACTACGGCGAACCCTATGCCGGCGCCGCCGATGGCGAGCTGATCGTGGTGACGCCGCGCCTGGGCACCGTGTCGCCATGGGCGTCGAAGGCGACCGACATCGCGCACAACTGCGGGCTGGCGATCAAGCGGGTCGAGCGTGTCACCGAGTATCGGTTGACGGTCAAGACCGGCCTGCTCGGCGGCGTCAAACGGCTGGAACGGGCCGAACTGGAGGCCGCCGCGCGCCTGTTGCACGACCGCATGACCGAGAGCGTGCTGTTCGAGCGCGGGGGCGCCGGCCATCTGTTCGACGAGCAGCCGGGCAAGCCGATGCAGCATGTCGACGTGCTGGGCCAGGGCCGGGCGGCGCTGGAAGCCGCCAACCGCGATTTCGGCCTGGCGCTGTCGGGCGACGAGATCGACTACCTGGTGGAGGCCTTCACGGCGCTCAAGCGCAACCCCAGCGACGTCGAGCTGATGATGTTCGCCCAGGCCAACAGCGAACACTGCCGCCACAAGATCTTCAACGCGCGCTTCACGATCGACGGCGTCGAGCAAGAGCGCTCGATGTTCCAGATGATCCGCAACACCCACCAGCTGGCGCCCCAGCACACCGTGGTGGCCTATTCCGACAACGCGGCGGTGATGGAAGGCGGCCCGATCGAGCGCTGGGCGCCGCAGGGTTACCTGAACGCCCCGGCCTACGGCGCGCGGCCTGAAGTGGCGCATGTGCTGATGAAGGTCGAGACGCACAACCATCCGACCGCGATTTCGCCCTTTCCCGGTGCCTCCACCGGGGCCGGCGGCGAGATCCGCGACGAAGGCGCGACCGGCCGCGGCGCCAAGCCCAAGGCCGGTCTGGCGGGCTTTTCGGTGTCCAACCTCCACCTGCCCGGCACCTCGGAGCCCTGGGAGCGCGAGCCCTACGGCAAGCCTGAGCACATCGCCAGCGCCTTGCAGATCATGATCGACGGGCCGCTCGGCGGCGCCGCCTTCAACAATGAGTTCGGCCGGCCCAACCTGGGCGGGTACTTCCGCGTCTACGAGCAGACGGTCGACGGCGTGCGCCGCGGCTACCACAAGCCGATCATGATCGCCGGCGGCATCGGCAGCATCGCCGACGGCCAGACGCACAAGCTGCCGTTCGGCGCCGGCACGCTGCTGATCCAGCTGGGCGGGCCCGGCATGCGCATCGGCATGGGCGGCGGCGCGGCCAGCTCGATGGCGGCCGGCGTCAATGCCGCCGAGCTCGATTTCGACTCGGTGCAGCGCGGCAACCCCGAGATCCAGCGGCGTGCGCAGGAGGTCATCAACCACTGCTGGTCGCTGGGCGAACAAAACCCGGTCCTCGCGATCCACGACGTCGGCGCCGGGGGCATTTCGAACGCCTTCCCCGAGCTGGTCGACGGCGCCGAGAAGGGTGCCACCTTCGACCTGCGCAAGGTGCCGCTGGAAGAAAGCGGCCTCGCGCCCAAGGAAATCTGGTGCAACGAGAGCCAGGAGCGCTACGTCCTGGCGGTGGCGCCCGAGGCCCTGCCGCTGTTCGACGCGATGTGCCGGCGCGAGCGCTGCCCGTACGCCGTGATCGGTGTGGCCAGCGACGACAAGGAACTGGTGCTGGAAGACGGGCCGGGCGGCGAACGTGTGATCGACATGCCGATGGACGTGCTGCTAGGCAAGCCGCCCAAGGTGCACCGCGACGTGCAGCGCATCGAACGCCACGGCGCGCCGCTGGCGCTGGCCGACGTGCCGCTGGCGCAGGTGGCCCTGGACGTGCTGCGCCACCCGACGGTGGCCAGCAAGCGCTTTTTGATCACGATCGGCGACCGCACCGTGGGCGGCCTGAACCATCGCGACCAGATGGTGGGCCCGTGGCAGGTGCCGGTGGCGGACTGCGCCGTGACCCTAGCCGACTACGCCGGCTTCCGCGGCGAGGCGATGAGCATGGGCGAACGCACGCCGCTCGCCAGCCTCGACGCGCCGGCCTCCGGCCGGATGGCCGTGGCGGAGGCCATCACCAACCTGCTGGCGGCGCCGATCGAGCTGCCGCGCGTCAAGCTGTCGTGCAACTGGATGGCCGCCTGCGGCGAGGCCGGCGAAGACGCGGCGCTCTATGAGACGGTGCGGGCGGTGGGCATGGAGCTGTGCCCGGCGCTGGGGATTTCGGTGCCGGTGGGCAAGGATTCGTTGTCGATGCGCACCCGCTGGCGCGACGGCGAGACCGAAAAGCAGGTCACCGCCCCGGTGTCGCTGATCGTCTCGGCCTTCGCGACGCTGGCCGACGTGCGCGGCACCCTGACCCCGCAGTTGCGCACCGATGCCGGCGATACGACGCTGATCCTGGTCGATCTGGGGCAGGGCCGCAACCGCCTGGGCGGCTCGATGCTGGCCCAGGTGCTGGGCCAGCCCGGCGACGCGGTGCCCGACCTGGACGACGCCGCGCTGCTGAAGCAGCTGGTCGAGGCGGTCAACCGCCTGCGCCGTGAAGACAAGCTGCTGGCCTACCACGACCGCTCCGACGGCGGCCTGTGGGCGGCGGTGTGCGAGATGGCGTTCGCCGGGCGCTGCGGCGTTTCGCTCAATGTCGACATGTTGGTCACCGAAGGCGACGGCATCGCCGACAGTCGGGCCGAATACGGCGATTCTAAGAACTGGGCCACCCAGGTGGTCGCACGCCGGCACGAGCTGACGCTGCGCGCGCTGTTCGCCGAGGAAATCGGCGTGGTGCTGCAGGTGCGCGCCGGGCAGCGCGACGAAGTGCTGCAGACGCTGCGCGAGTTCGGCCTGTCGCGCCACAGCCATGTGATCGGCAAGCCCAACGACCGGCGCGTGGTCGAGGTCTGGCGCGACACCAAGGTGCAGTACTCGGCGCCGTTGACCGAGTTGCTGAAGGCCTGGGACGACGTGTCGTGGCGCATCGCGCGGCTGCGCGACAACCCGGTCTGCGCCGACAGCGAGCGCGACGCGGTGCTGCGCGAGGACGACCCGGGCCTGCACCTGTCCCTCACGTTTGACCCGAACGAGAACGTCGCCGCGCCCTTCATCGGCAAGGCGCGGCCCAAGGTGGCGATCCTGCGGGAGCAGGGCGTCAACTCGCATCTCGAGATGGCTTATGCGATGTCGCAGGCCGGCTTCGACGCGCACGACGTGCACATGAGCGATCTGCAAAGCGGCGGCGCCCGGCTGGACCAGTTCCAGGGTGTGGTCGCCTGCGGCGGCTTCAGCTACGGCGACACGCTGGGCGCCGGCGAGGGCTGGGCGCGCTCGATCATGTTCAACCCGCGGCTGGCCGAGCAGTTCGCGGCGTTTTTCGGCCGCAGCGACACCTTCGCGCTGGGCGTGTGCAACGGCTGCCAGATGATGGCGGCGTTGGCGCCCATCATCCCCGGCGCCCAGGCCTGGCCCAAGTTCACCCGCAACAAGAGCGAGCAGTTCGAGGCCCGGCTCAGCCTGGTCGAGGTGCTCGACAGCCCGTCGGTCTTCTTCGCGGGCATGGCCGGCAGCCGCTTGCCGGTGGCCGTCGCGCATGGCGAGGGGTACGCCGATTTCTCGCAGCGCGGCAACCCCGACCAGGTGGTGCGCGCGATGCGGTTTGTCGACAATCACGGCCTGGCGACCGAAAACTACCCGGCGAACCCCAACGGCAGCCCCGGCGGTCTGACCGCGGTGACCACGGCCGACGGGCGCTTCACGGTGCTGATGCCGCACGCCGAGCGGGTGTTCCGCAACGTGCAGATGAGCTGGAGCGGCGGTGACCCGAGCGCGGCCAGCCCGTGGATGCGGATGTTCCGCAACGCGCGCAAGTGGGTGGGGTGA
- a CDS encoding NAD(P)H-dependent oxidoreductase gives MHKKRILLIQGHPDPHAAHFCHALQQAYAEGCAEADHELRHVPVASLDFPLLRSQQEWENEACLPPALAPVQQDILWAEHVVLVFPLWLGDMPALLKGFLEQVARPGFAVPADRRNPLTTKLLAGRSARVVVTMGMPARVYRWFFGAHSVKALERNILAFVGFAPVRETLIGSVDAMDSADRAEWVAKLRALGRAGG, from the coding sequence ATGCACAAGAAGCGCATCCTGCTGATCCAGGGTCACCCCGATCCCCACGCCGCCCACTTCTGCCATGCATTGCAGCAGGCCTACGCCGAAGGCTGCGCCGAGGCCGACCACGAGTTGCGGCACGTGCCGGTGGCCAGCCTCGACTTTCCACTGTTGCGCAGCCAGCAGGAATGGGAAAACGAGGCCTGTTTGCCCCCAGCGCTGGCGCCGGTGCAGCAAGACATCCTGTGGGCCGAGCATGTGGTGTTGGTGTTCCCGCTGTGGCTGGGCGACATGCCGGCCTTGCTGAAAGGCTTTCTGGAACAGGTGGCCCGGCCCGGCTTCGCGGTACCGGCCGATCGCCGCAACCCGCTGACGACCAAGCTGCTGGCGGGCCGGTCGGCCCGGGTGGTGGTCACGATGGGCATGCCAGCACGTGTCTACCGCTGGTTTTTCGGCGCCCACAGCGTCAAGGCGCTGGAGCGCAACATCCTCGCCTTCGTCGGCTTCGCGCCGGTGCGCGAAACGCTGATCGGCTCGGTCGACGCGATGGACAGCGCCGACCGTGCCGAATGGGTGGCCAAGCTGCGCGCCCTGGGGCGCGCAGGCGGTTGA